From the genome of Argentina anserina chromosome 4, drPotAnse1.1, whole genome shotgun sequence, one region includes:
- the LOC126790697 gene encoding uncharacterized protein LOC126790697 isoform X1: MRSSGLVDPGWDHGVAQDERKKKVKCNYCGKVVSGGIYRLKQHLARLSGEVTYCDKAPEDVFMSMSANMEGCRSNKRPRQSEDDGQAYLNFHPKNDEEEVHVGYRSKGKQLMGDRNLVASLAPLRSLGYVDPGWDHGLAQDEKKKKVKCNYCEKIVSGGINRFKQHLARIPGEVAPCKHAPEEVYLRMKENMKWHRTGRRQRQPDGKDFSPVDRQSDNEDQDDDQVDSALHHISTERLMECDRRLDQNSRKIFNGPQCTGSEPLYKRSRLDSLFLTAPKNFSPQYRQAKVRTMSNRISHKEVISGICKFFYHTGVPLQAANSIYFHKMLELVGQYGPGVVAPTSQLISGRCLQDEIATIKSYLTEYKASWAITGCSVMADSWLDTEGRTLINLLASGPNGVYFVSSVDATEIVEDASELFKLLDKVVEEMGEENVVQVITPNTPSYKAAGKMLEEKRKNLFWTPCVTNCIDQILKHLSDIPSVAECIKKSQKITKLIYSQIWLLNFMKNSFTQGKELLRPSTTRFSSSFATLQSLVDHRIGLRRMFQSNKWISSQCSRAREGKTVADIVSDAGFWKKIQVVRNSVDPMMQILQKVERGDCMSVSSIYKDMSSASLAIKSIYVENELNCEPIWDAIQNHWDSLNHPVFVAAYFLNPSYRYRPDFMAHNIRGLTECIARLEPDSARRISACTQQIADYNSAKADFGTELAISTRTELDPAAWWQQHGICCLELQRVAVRILSQTCSSIGCEHNWSIFDQMYNLRSSHSSQNRSSDLMYVHYNLRLRELQVRRGNSSVSLDNSRLEHLLKDWIVDTGRTNFSENEEVLYSEMEQVDAYETDMIDYESGTAVAGTGNRSVGLLNFADTDVDPVGACIATDDDCENEDDNGELNYYDNETNY, translated from the exons ATGCGCTCCTCCGGACTTGTTGACCCAGGATGGGATCATGGTGTTGCTCAGGATGAGAGGAAGAAAAAGGTTAAATGCAATTACTGTGGAAAAGTTGTTAGTGGTGGAATATACAGATTGAAGCAGCATTTAGCCCGACTTTCTGGAGAAGTGACTTATTGTGATAAGGCTCCAGAGGATGTATTCATGAGTATGTCAGCAAATATGGAGGGATGTCGCTCGAATAAAAGACCTAGGCAATCTGAAGATGATGGGCAGGCATATTTGAATTTCCACCCGAAGAATGATGAAGAGGAGGTCCATGTTGGTTATAGAAGCAAGGGAAAACAGTTGATGGGTGACAGAAATTTAGTTGCGTCTTTGGCTCCTCTAAGGTCATTAGGATATGTTGACCCTGGGTGGGACCATGGTCTGGCTCAggatgagaaaaagaaaaaggtgaAATGCAATTATTGTGAAAAGATCGTTAGTGGCGGTATTAACCGATTTAAACAGCATCTAGCTAGAATTCCTGGGGAGGTAGCACCCTGTAAACATGCACCCGAGGAAGTATATCTTAGAATGAAGGAGAATATGAAATGGCATCGTACTGGGAGGAGACAGAGACAGCCTGATGGAAAGGATTTCTCACCCGTTGATAGGCAATCAGATAATGAGGATCAAGATGATGACCAAGTGGATTCTGCTCTGCATCACATAAGCACAGAAAGATTAATGGAATGTGATAGACGATTGGACCAAAATTCTCGAAAGATTTTCAATGGACCTCAGTGTACTGGTTCTGAGCCATTATACAAACGGTCAAGGCTAGATTCCCTTTTCTTGACTGCACCAAAGAATTTTTCACCACAATATAGACAAGCAAAGGTCAGAACAATGTCAAACAGAATATCCCACAAGGAAGTTATTTCTGGAATTTGCAAATTCTTTTACCATACAGGAGTTCCTCTACAAGCAGCAAACTCCATATACTTCCATAAGATGCTCGAGTTGGTTGGCCAATATGGACCAGGTGTGGTAGCACCTACCAGCCAATTAATATCAGGTCGGTGTCTGCAGGACGAAATTGCAACCATCAAAAGTTACCTTACTGAGTATAAGGCATCCTGGGCAATCACTGGTTGTTCGGTAATGGCAGACAGTTGGTTAGACACAGAGGGTAGAACACTGATCAATCTTTTAGCTTCTGGCCCAAATGGTGTATATTTTGTTTCCTCAGTTGATGCCACTGAAATAGTTGAAGACGCTTCAGAATTGTTTAAGCTGCTCGACAAAGTGGTAGAAGAGATGGGAGAGGAAAATGTAGTACAG GTTATCACTCCAAATACTCCTAGTTATAAAGCTGCTGGGAAGATGCTCgaggagaagagaaagaattTATTCTGGACACCATGTGTCACCAACTGTATTGATCAAATTCTTAAGCATTTGTCGGACATACCTAGTGTAGCAGAGTGCATTAAGAAGAGCCAAAAGATTACAAAGCTCATCTACAGCCAAATTTGGTTGTTAAATTTTATGAAGAATAGCTTTACTCAGGGGAAGGAACTTTTGAGGCCTTCTACTACACGGTTTTCCTCTAGCTTTGCAACCTTACAAAGCCTGGTGGACCATAGGATTGGTCTTAGAAGAATGTTTCAATCAAACAAATGGATTTCATCTCAGTGCTCCAGAGCACGTGAAGGGAAAACGGTCGCAGATATTGTATCAGATGCAggattttggaaaaaaatacAAGTGGTTAGAAATTCTGTGGATCCAATGATGCAAATTCTTCAAAAGGTTGAGAGAGGTGACTGCATGTCAGTGTCATCTATCTACAAGGATATGTCATCTGCAAGTCTTGCAATCAAATCCATTTATGTTGAAAATGAGCTCAACTGTGAACCAATTTGGGATGCCATCCAAAATCATTGGGACTCATTGAACCACCCTGTATTTGTGGCAGCTTACTTCTTAAATCCATCTTACAGATATCGACCTGATTTTATGGCG CATAATATTCGTGGACTTACTGAATGTATTGCTCGTCTGGAGCCAGACAGCGCAAGAAGGATTTCTGCCTGTACACAG CAGATTGCTGATTATAATTCTGCAAAAGCTGATTTTGGAACTGAATTGGCAATTAGTACAAGAACAGAACTTGATCCTG CTGCATGGTGGCAACAACATGGGATATGTTGCTTAGAGCTACAGCGGGTAGCTGTGCGTATATTAAGTCAGACCTGCTCATCAATTGGATGTGAGCATAACTGGAGTATATTCGATCAAATGTACAATCTAAGAAGTAGTCATTCATCTCAAAACAGATCAAGTGACCTCATGTACGTTCACTACAATTTGCGTCTTAGAGAACTACAAGTAAGGAGGGGAAACAGTTCAGTTTCCCTCGACAATAGTCGGCTAGAGCATTTACTGAAGGATTGGATTGTAGACACAGGGAGAACCAACTTCTCAGAAAATGAG GAAGTCTTATATAGTGAAATGGAACAAGTTGATGCATATGAGACTGACATGATTGACTACGAAAGTGGAACCGCAGTTGCAGGCACTGGAAACAGATCAGTTGGGCTGCTGAACTTTGCTGATACAGATGTTGATCCTGTAGGTGCGTGTATTGCCACTGATGATGATTGTGAAAATGAGGATGACAATGGTGAATTGAACTATTATGATAATGAGACAAATTATTAG
- the LOC126790697 gene encoding uncharacterized protein LOC126790697 isoform X2, with translation MRSSGLVDPGWDHGVAQDERKKKVKCNYCGKVVSGGIYRLKQHLARLSGEVTYCDKAPEDVFMSMSANMEGCRSNKRPRQSEDDGQAYLNFHPKNDEEEVHVGYRSKGKQLMGDRNLVASLAPLRSLGYVDPGWDHGLAQDEKKKKVKCNYCEKIVSGGINRFKQHLARIPGEVAPCKHAPEEVYLRMKENMKWHRTGRRQRQPDGKDFSPVDRQSDNEDQDDDQVDSALHHISTERLMECDRRLDQNSRKIFNGPQCTGSEPLYKRSRLDSLFLTAPKNFSPQYRQAKVRTMSNRISHKEVISGICKFFYHTGVPLQAANSIYFHKMLELVGQYGPGVVAPTSQLISGRCLQDEIATIKSYLTEYKASWAITGCSVMADSWLDTEGRTLINLLASGPNGVYFVSSVDATEIVEDASELFKLLDKVVEEMGEENVVQVITPNTPSYKAAGKMLEEKRKNLFWTPCVTNCIDQILKHLSDIPSVAECIKKSQKITKLIYSQIWLLNFMKNSFTQGKELLRPSTTRFSSSFATLQSLVDHRIGLRRMFQSNKWISSQCSRAREGKTVADIVSDAGFWKKIQVVRNSVDPMMQILQKVERGDCMSVSSIYKDMSSASLAIKSIYVENELNCEPIWDAIQNHWDSLNHPVFVAAYFLNPSYRYRPDFMAHNIRGLTECIARLEPDSARRISACTQIADYNSAKADFGTELAISTRTELDPAAWWQQHGICCLELQRVAVRILSQTCSSIGCEHNWSIFDQMYNLRSSHSSQNRSSDLMYVHYNLRLRELQVRRGNSSVSLDNSRLEHLLKDWIVDTGRTNFSENEEVLYSEMEQVDAYETDMIDYESGTAVAGTGNRSVGLLNFADTDVDPVGACIATDDDCENEDDNGELNYYDNETNY, from the exons ATGCGCTCCTCCGGACTTGTTGACCCAGGATGGGATCATGGTGTTGCTCAGGATGAGAGGAAGAAAAAGGTTAAATGCAATTACTGTGGAAAAGTTGTTAGTGGTGGAATATACAGATTGAAGCAGCATTTAGCCCGACTTTCTGGAGAAGTGACTTATTGTGATAAGGCTCCAGAGGATGTATTCATGAGTATGTCAGCAAATATGGAGGGATGTCGCTCGAATAAAAGACCTAGGCAATCTGAAGATGATGGGCAGGCATATTTGAATTTCCACCCGAAGAATGATGAAGAGGAGGTCCATGTTGGTTATAGAAGCAAGGGAAAACAGTTGATGGGTGACAGAAATTTAGTTGCGTCTTTGGCTCCTCTAAGGTCATTAGGATATGTTGACCCTGGGTGGGACCATGGTCTGGCTCAggatgagaaaaagaaaaaggtgaAATGCAATTATTGTGAAAAGATCGTTAGTGGCGGTATTAACCGATTTAAACAGCATCTAGCTAGAATTCCTGGGGAGGTAGCACCCTGTAAACATGCACCCGAGGAAGTATATCTTAGAATGAAGGAGAATATGAAATGGCATCGTACTGGGAGGAGACAGAGACAGCCTGATGGAAAGGATTTCTCACCCGTTGATAGGCAATCAGATAATGAGGATCAAGATGATGACCAAGTGGATTCTGCTCTGCATCACATAAGCACAGAAAGATTAATGGAATGTGATAGACGATTGGACCAAAATTCTCGAAAGATTTTCAATGGACCTCAGTGTACTGGTTCTGAGCCATTATACAAACGGTCAAGGCTAGATTCCCTTTTCTTGACTGCACCAAAGAATTTTTCACCACAATATAGACAAGCAAAGGTCAGAACAATGTCAAACAGAATATCCCACAAGGAAGTTATTTCTGGAATTTGCAAATTCTTTTACCATACAGGAGTTCCTCTACAAGCAGCAAACTCCATATACTTCCATAAGATGCTCGAGTTGGTTGGCCAATATGGACCAGGTGTGGTAGCACCTACCAGCCAATTAATATCAGGTCGGTGTCTGCAGGACGAAATTGCAACCATCAAAAGTTACCTTACTGAGTATAAGGCATCCTGGGCAATCACTGGTTGTTCGGTAATGGCAGACAGTTGGTTAGACACAGAGGGTAGAACACTGATCAATCTTTTAGCTTCTGGCCCAAATGGTGTATATTTTGTTTCCTCAGTTGATGCCACTGAAATAGTTGAAGACGCTTCAGAATTGTTTAAGCTGCTCGACAAAGTGGTAGAAGAGATGGGAGAGGAAAATGTAGTACAG GTTATCACTCCAAATACTCCTAGTTATAAAGCTGCTGGGAAGATGCTCgaggagaagagaaagaattTATTCTGGACACCATGTGTCACCAACTGTATTGATCAAATTCTTAAGCATTTGTCGGACATACCTAGTGTAGCAGAGTGCATTAAGAAGAGCCAAAAGATTACAAAGCTCATCTACAGCCAAATTTGGTTGTTAAATTTTATGAAGAATAGCTTTACTCAGGGGAAGGAACTTTTGAGGCCTTCTACTACACGGTTTTCCTCTAGCTTTGCAACCTTACAAAGCCTGGTGGACCATAGGATTGGTCTTAGAAGAATGTTTCAATCAAACAAATGGATTTCATCTCAGTGCTCCAGAGCACGTGAAGGGAAAACGGTCGCAGATATTGTATCAGATGCAggattttggaaaaaaatacAAGTGGTTAGAAATTCTGTGGATCCAATGATGCAAATTCTTCAAAAGGTTGAGAGAGGTGACTGCATGTCAGTGTCATCTATCTACAAGGATATGTCATCTGCAAGTCTTGCAATCAAATCCATTTATGTTGAAAATGAGCTCAACTGTGAACCAATTTGGGATGCCATCCAAAATCATTGGGACTCATTGAACCACCCTGTATTTGTGGCAGCTTACTTCTTAAATCCATCTTACAGATATCGACCTGATTTTATGGCG CATAATATTCGTGGACTTACTGAATGTATTGCTCGTCTGGAGCCAGACAGCGCAAGAAGGATTTCTGCCTGTACACAG ATTGCTGATTATAATTCTGCAAAAGCTGATTTTGGAACTGAATTGGCAATTAGTACAAGAACAGAACTTGATCCTG CTGCATGGTGGCAACAACATGGGATATGTTGCTTAGAGCTACAGCGGGTAGCTGTGCGTATATTAAGTCAGACCTGCTCATCAATTGGATGTGAGCATAACTGGAGTATATTCGATCAAATGTACAATCTAAGAAGTAGTCATTCATCTCAAAACAGATCAAGTGACCTCATGTACGTTCACTACAATTTGCGTCTTAGAGAACTACAAGTAAGGAGGGGAAACAGTTCAGTTTCCCTCGACAATAGTCGGCTAGAGCATTTACTGAAGGATTGGATTGTAGACACAGGGAGAACCAACTTCTCAGAAAATGAG GAAGTCTTATATAGTGAAATGGAACAAGTTGATGCATATGAGACTGACATGATTGACTACGAAAGTGGAACCGCAGTTGCAGGCACTGGAAACAGATCAGTTGGGCTGCTGAACTTTGCTGATACAGATGTTGATCCTGTAGGTGCGTGTATTGCCACTGATGATGATTGTGAAAATGAGGATGACAATGGTGAATTGAACTATTATGATAATGAGACAAATTATTAG
- the LOC126792321 gene encoding pectinesterase-like, with product MERKGKSIVGAISIILVVGVVVGCVAVVSVTRHNGKDKLSSSSKAVIAMCEPVDYKEACVDSLAAAAKNESATPKDLIRSTIEYTIQQVKGALEKSGDIIKEAKNVNSTGKMAFDDCNELLESSTESLEYSLLTLVDTEIHKINEKEADLKNWFSAAISFQESCIDGIPYEDLQKQMSEAMVHASQLTSNALAIVSSLSKILGDFNIPIKPNNITSTARRLLDVEIETDEHGTFPTWFSAADRKLIAKPNKNKNNNNMNAGNRPAVTPNAVVAKDGSGQYKTIGAALAAYPKGFQGRYIIYVKAGIYNEYVTVAKGQDNVYMYGDGPRMTMVTGSKSFADGVTTQDTATFIVQGHGFIARAMGFQNTAGPEKHQAVALRVQSDMSAFFNCRMDGYQDTLYVQAYRQFYRNCVISGTVDFIFGDSTTVIQNSLIIVRKPMDNQQNTVTAHGRKDPRESTGLVIQNCRIVPEELLFPLRFQIKSYLGRPWKMYSRTVIMESEYGDFIQPAGWLEWQGNFALDTLYYAEYGNRGPGAVTTGRVKWKGFHVITDRKVALEFTPGNFLQGGLWLKDTGAPYFLGLKQ from the exons ATGGAAAGGAAGGGAAAGTCAATAGTAGGAGCCATTTCCATTATCCTTGTCGTTGGAGTGGTGGTTGGTTGTGTAGCTGTTGTTTCAGTTACTCGCCACAACGGCAAGGACAAGCTTTCGTCGAGTTCCAAGGCCGTGATTGCAATGTGTGAACCAGTTGATTACAAAGAAGCTTGTGTTGATAGCCTGGCCGCCGCTGCCAAAAATGAAAGCGCCACCCCGAAAGACCTCATCCGATCCACCATCGAATACACCATCCAACAGGTGAAAGGGGCATTAGAGAAATCAGGGGACATTATCAAAGAAGCAAAGAATGTGAATTCCACTGGCAAAATGGCCTTCGATGATTGCAACGAATTGTTGGAATCATCAACTGAGAGTCTTGAGTATTCGCTTCTGACGCTTGTGGATACTGAAATAcacaaaataaatgaaaaagagGCTGATCTTAAGAACTGGTTCAGTGCTGCAATTTCATTTCAGGAATCGTGCATTGATGGGATTCCTTACGAAGACCTTCAGAAACAAATGAGCGAGGCGATGGTCCATGCTTCACAGCTGACCAGCAATGCCTTAGCAATTGTATCTTCCCTTTCTAAAATCCTAGGCGACTTCAACATTCCTATAAAACCTAACAATATCACGTCTACTGCTCGTCGTCTCCTGGATGTAGAAATTGAAACCGATGAACATGGCACTTTTCCAACATGGTTTTCCGCTGCAGACAGAAAGCTTATCGCCAAAcccaacaagaacaagaacaataaCAACATGAATGCCGGAAATAGGCCGGCTGTTACACCCAACGCAGTAGTCGCAAAAGATGGGAGTGGACAATACAAAACAATCGGCGCAGCTCTTGCTGCATACCCAAAAGGATTTCAAGGaagatatatcatatatgtgaAGGCTGGGATTTACAATGAGTACGTAACTGTGGCCAAGGGTCAGGACAATGTGTACATGTACGGAGATGGACCTCGGATGACCATGGTCACCGGCAGTAAAAGCTTCGCTGATGGTGTCACTACCCAGGACACTGCCACATTCA TCGTACAGGGACATGGGTTCATAGCGAGAGCAATGGGATTTCAGAACACAGCCGGCCCTGAAAAGCATCAGGCGGTGGCACTCCGAGTCCAGTCGGATATGTCAGCCTTCTTCAACTGCAGAATGGATGGCTACCAGGACACATTGTATGTGCAAGCCTATCGGCAATTTTATCGAAACTGTGTCATATCCGGCACTGTTGACTTCATTTTTGGCGACTCAACAACAGTCATCCAGAATAGTCTAATCATTGTGAGAAAGCCGATGGATAACCAGCAGAACACAGTGACTGCTCACGGAAGAAAAGATCCGCGGGAAAGCACTGGTCTAGTTATCCAGAACTGCAGGATAGTCCCAGAGGAGCTTTTGTTTCCATTGAGATTCCAGATCAAGTCATACTTGGGGCGGCCATGGAAGATGTACTCGAGAACAGTTATAATGGAATCCGAATACGGGGACTTTATCCAGCCAGCAGGTTGGCTGGAATGGCAAGGGAATTTTGCACTGGACACGTTGTATTATGCAGAGTATGGAAATCGGGGTCCGGGTGCTGTAACCACAGGAAGGGTAAAATGGAAAGGGTTCCATGTGATTACAGACCGAAAAGTGGCTCTTGAATTCACTCCAGGTAATTTCCTACAAGGAGGTCTATGGTTGAAAGACACTGGCGCACCCTACTTCCTGGGTTTGAAACAGTAG
- the LOC126791529 gene encoding uncharacterized protein LOC126791529: MAMKRPLPESEKRLCGGCGSSERWLLHYIRLRGTFQRLCTNCVLKNHPGLFCPVCLDAFDFDHPLPARERVMCVKCPSIAHLACANSPSFQCPPCSSSSAAAFSFFSNAALGRESAMAFVAAAKIAANSMKKAAAAARSDAERRVREAVSAKKRAREALEVLAFLVSKEKEEKDSKGGGGELNSGQKAKSEMMNPGAMQVLANLATSMATEGTNGVRPNQLQSNDREEGA; encoded by the coding sequence ATGGCAATGAAGCGACCCCTCCCGGAATCGGAGAAGCGCCTCTGCGGCGGGTGCGGCTCGTCGGAGCGGTGGCTCCTCCACTACATCCGCCTCCGCGGAACCTTCCAGCGTCTCTGCACCAACTGCGTCCTCAAAAACCACCCGGGCCTCTTCTGCCCCGTCTGCCTCGACGCCTTCGACTTCGACCACCCCCTCCCGGCGCGTGAGCGCGTCATGTGCGTCAAGTGCCCCTCCATCGCCCACCTCGCCTGCGCCAACTCCCCCTCCTTCCAGTGCCCTCcctgctcctcctcctccgccgccgccttctccttcttcagcAACGCCGCCCTCGGCAGGGAGTCCGCCATGGCCTTCGTCGCCGCCGCTAAAATCGCCGCCAACTCGATGAAGAaggccgccgccgccgccaggAGCGACGCCGAGCGCCGCGTCAGGGAGGCCGTGTCGGCCAAGAAGCGCGCCCGGGAGGCGCTGGAGGTGCTGGCGTTTCTGGTGAGTAAAGAGAAGGAGGAGAAGGACTCCAAAGGCGGCGGTGGTGAGCTCAATTCCGGCCAGAAGGCGAAATCGGAGATGATGAATCCGGGTGCAATGCAGGTTCTGGCCAACCTTGCTACTTCTATGGCGACGGAGGGGACCAATGGGGTGAGGCCTAATCAGCTGCAGAGCAATGACAGGGAGGAAGGAGCTTGA
- the LOC126791065 gene encoding 50S ribosomal protein L3-2, mitochondrial yields MSALSRRLISRLRLLSLNPATSSSSSSSTFTTLPHATSYSHIFRYFGSEALVDVSEIAADPCRIIEAKPGVMTPQSKRTGVIAVKCGMSALWDKWGARVPITVLWVDDNIVSQVKTPEKEGITALQIGCGQKKAKHLTKPEVGHYRAQGVPLKRKLREFPVTEDALLPVGMPIGVRHFVPGQYVDVTGITRGKGFQGVMKRHNFRGGPASHGSSKFHRGGGSTGQRDDAGRVFKGRKMPGRMGGKQRTVKNVWIYKIDPARNLIWVRGQVPGAEGNFVFIKDAFYKKPDVSMLPFPTYFAPEDEDPSTLEPLVADLGEVDPFMAAD; encoded by the exons ATGTCCGCCTTATCCAGACGCCTCATTTCCCGCCTCCGCCTCCTCTCCCTCAACCCCGCcacctcttcttcctcctcctcctctacttTCACTACCCTACCCCATGCGACGTCGTATTCTCATATCTTCCGATACTTCGGCTCCGAGGCCTTGGTTGATGTGTCCGAGATCGCCGCAGACCCGTGCCGGATTATTGAGGCCAAGCCCGGAGTTATGACGCCGCAATCCAAGCGCACCGGAGTCATCGCCGTCAAGTGTGGGATGTCGGCGCTCTGGGACAAATGGGGCGCTAGGGTTCCGATCACCGTGCTTTGGGTCGATGATAATATCGTCTCTCAGGTTAAAACCCCCGAGAAAGAAGGAATCACAGCCCTACAG ATTGGTTGCGGGCAGAAGAAAGCAAAACATCTGACAAAGCCTGAAGTGGGCCATTATAGAGCTCAGGGTGTCCCACTTAAGAGGAAACTGAGGGAGTTTCCTGTAACAGAAGATGCGCTCCTCCCTGTCGGTATGCCAATCGGTGTTCGCCATTTTGTTCCAGGCCAGTATGTTGATGTGACAGGAATCACGAGAGGGAAGGGTTTCCAG GGTGTGATGAAAAGGCATAACTTTCGAGGAGGGCCAGCAAGTCATGGTTCTTCTAAGTTTCACCGAGGTGGTGGTTCTACTGGTCAGAGAGATGATGCTGGAAGG GTATTTAAAGGCAGAAAGATGCCTGGGCGCATGGGTGGGAAACAGAGAACGGTGAAAAATGTATGGATCTACAAAATTGACCCGGCAAGGAACTTGATATGGGTGAGAGGCCAG GTCCCAGGTGCTGAAGGAAACTTTGTGTTTATAAAGGATGCTTTCTACAAGAAACCCGATGTCTCGATGTTACCATTTCCAACTTACTTTGCTCCAGAGGATGAAGATCCAAGCACGCTAGAACCCCTGGTTGCTGATCTTGGAGAAGTAGATCCATTTATGGCGGCAGATTAG